GTCATCGTGATCGATACAGAGACTGACCAAATCGTCCAAACCCTCACTGTGGGTGACAACCCCTCCACTCTCGTCGTAGACGAAGAGGACGATGTATGGGTGACAGGGGCAGGCAAGACGGTCTACAATTCAGACTGGAGTATCGATTTAGAAAACTCTACACCGGCATTCCTCGCACAGATCGATACCGATGACAACACCCTAGATCTCAAAATCGAAGCTCCATCCGTGGGCATTGGCCCGGGCAGTCTCAACATTGACTCCAAAGGCAAAACACTCGTATTCAGATACGATGGCGGTATCAGTACCGTCTCAACAGACCTCAACGATGATACAGCTAGCGTGACGGACTTCACCGAAGTAATCGCAGATGACAACATCTCTGGACTAGCAGTAGATGCCTCAGACGATCAAATCATTGTGTGCATTTCACCCAACTACACCAATCCAGGCTCTATAAAGCGGTACGATTTTTCAGGATCATTCATCGATGAATACACTGTAGGCATCGGACCCAACGGAATCGCATACTAAACTCTAAACCAACCTGTAGGTACTCTGCAAAAAAGCAGAGTACCTTTACTCTTATGATTACCTATATCTCAGGAGGCGAACGATCAGGCAAGTCCCGCTTCGCGCAAAATTTGGCCCTTGCGGACAGTGACTATCCCTACTACTTGGCTACAGCCAAAAAGTGGGACGAAAACTTCGAAGAGCGCATCCAGCGCCATCGTCAAGATCGCAACGAACAATGGACTACCATCGAAGAGCAAATACACCTCAGTACTGTTCTACCAGACACAAGCACTGTCGTCATAGACTGTGTCACCCTATGGCTGACCAACCTATTCACAGCAAACCAGTACGACAGAGACTTGACCTTCGCCCAAGCGAGAGAGGAATACAACAAAATACGATCCTATGAGGGACACCTCATCATCATCTCCAATGAAATCGGAATGGGCCTTCATGCCGAATCAAAAATGGGACGAGATTTCGTAGAAATACAAGGATGGACCAACCAACTGATTGCTCAACAGGCAGACAGGGCCTATTTCATGGTCTCTGGACTACCGCTTACGCTCAAATAGACATGAAAAAATTTCAAATCAGTGCCCCAGACCAATCCCTCGCTGCACGCATCCAGCACAAAATAGACTTCAAGACCAAACCGGTCGGTTCACTCGGACAACTGGAGCGCATTGGCAAAAAAATCGCCTTGATCCAACAAAGCCTAGCGCCACAATTGCAAGCCCCTTCCATGCTGGTGTTCGCTGGTGATCATGGGCTCACCGAAGAAGGTATCAGCGCCTTCCCTCCAGAAGTCACCCACCAAATGGTCCTTAATTTCTTATCAGGTGGAGCAGCGATCAATGTCTTTTGTCTACAGCATGATATTCACCTTCAAGTCATCGATGCAGGAGTCAACCACACCTTCCCCTACCACCCTGACCTCATTGACCGAAAAATCGCCTTTGGTACTGCCAACAGCCTCCACCAAGAGGCAATTACTACCGAAGAACTAGACCAGGCCCTTTCCGCAGGTTCAAAACTAGTGGAAGGCCGCTACCGAACCGGATGCAACATCATGGGCTTTGGTGAGATGGGCATTGGCAATACCTCAGCAGCTAGCCTACTCATGGCCGCATTTACAGACTACCCACTCAGCGAATGCATCGGCAAGGGCACAGGAGTAGATTCTGCGGGACTACAACACAAAACCAAAGTCATCCACCAAGTGTTCGAAAAACATCAACCCAAAATCCATGACCCGCTGCACTTCTTTCGAAGTGTCGCAGGTCTCGAAATGGCCATGATGCTCGGTGCAATGCTACAAGCCGCCGAATACCGTATGACTCTCCTCATTGATGGCTTCATCGCTTCATCCGTCTATCTGACTGCTTGCCAACTATACCCTGAAATCTCAGGTTATGCACTCTGCTGTCATCAATCCAACGAACAAGGGCACCAGAAACTTCTCGATCACCTCGGGCAAGAAACCATCCTCCAACTCAACATGCGACTGGGTGAAGGAACTGGTTGTGCCCTCGCCTACCCAATCGTAGCTTCCAGTGTAGCGTTTCTACAAGACATGGCCAGTTTCGAGTCGGCCTCCATCTCTCAAAAATCATGATCAAGAAAGAGCTCCACACCTTCCTCACTGCGGTGATGTTTTACACCCGCATCCCCTGTCCCAAATGGGTGGATCACTCCGCTGATCAACTCAACCGAGCCACACGCTACTTTCCCCTCGTCGGGTGGATCGTGGGAGCCGTGACCGCTGCTGTATACTTAGGCGCGAGTTACGCAGTGCCTAGCAATATCGCTATCCTATTCTCCATGATTGCAGGCATTTTATTGACTGGTGCATTCCACGAAGATGGTTTTGCTGACGTCTGTGATGGATTTGGAGGAGGCTGGACCAAAGAAAAAATTCTCTCCATCATGAAGGACTCAGTCCTTGGAGCTTATGGAGTGATCGGTATCACGTTGTTGCTCCTACTCAAGTACCTCGCCCTTGTAGAAATCACCACACAGAGAGATACTCTCGATATAGTATTTGCTCTATGGCTAGGACATTCACTGAGTCGCACTACTTCGGTATGGGTCATCTATACAGGACAATACGTCCGCGAAAACGAAGATGCCAAGGCCAAACCGATCGCCAAACAAATGGGGCTTGGCAGCTTCGTCACTGCCAATATCCTAGGCATACTTCCTCTAGTTTTCTTTTGGAAAATAGAAATACTTGCCATAATGATCTCAGTGACTTTTGTTAAAATGTACTTTTCACGCTATTTCAACAAATGGATAGGTGGGTACACAGGAGATTGTCTGGGTGCAGTACAGCAAGTCGCTGAAGTCGTCATATATTTGAGTTTGATTGCCCTATGGAAATATATCTAGTACGACACACCACCCCGGACATCGGCAAAGACACTTGCTACGGACAGTCCAACGTCCCCCTTGCCAAAGGTTACCAAGCCGAAATGGCGCATACGTCTTCGCTATTGCCAGATACAATAGACCAGTGCTACACCAGTCCTCTTCTCCGCTGCAAAACATTAGCCTATGAACTTGCCGAACAAGTGGTCACCGACTCACGGCTTCTCGAGCTGAATTTTGGTGACTGGGAACTCAAACTCTGGGACCAAATCCAAAACGACCAACTCACTCTCTGGATGAAGAATTACGTTGACCATGGGCCACCCCAAGGTGAAAGTTATCAACAGCTCGCAGACCGTGTAACTCTGGCATGGAATGAAATCACCACCTCTCCTTACGAAACAGTCGTTCTCGTTTGTCACGCAGGAGTAATCCGAGCCCTACTCGCTCAGCTGCTCAACCTAGACCTACAGGATAGCTTTAAACTACAAGTAGACTATGGTAGCGTCACCAAAGTCACCCTCAATCAAAACCTAACCACTATCTGCTACACCAATCGACGATGAAAAAAACACGCATATCTGTAAGTTGGAGTGGAGGCAAAGACTCTGCCTACATGCTCTATCGCCTGCTAGCCGATCCTGAGTATATGGTCGTAGAACTACACACAGCCCTCTCCGTCCAAACTCACCGCGTTTCCATGCACGGCGTGTCGAAAGACCTCATTCAAGCGCAAGCCGATGCACTGGGCCTCCCTCTGGTCTTCCTATCCATACCGGCGGATCAAACCAATGCCAGCTACGAAAAAGTCCTCGCCAAGTACTACCACAGCCTCAAAAAAAAGAATATTTACCACATTGCTTCTGGCGATCTCTTCCTCCAAGACCTCAAAATCTATCGTGACAATCTCTTTGCGAATCATGACATGATAGGGGTATACCCGCTATGGCAGGAAAACACCTCTCAAATGATCCTTGATGTATTGAATCTCGGATTCAAAACCGTGCTGTGTTGCACCAAACAAGAACTCTTCCCTAGGAGTCTCTGTGGTCATGTACTCACGCATGACCTGATCGAAAACCTCCCTGACACAGTGGACCCATGTGGGGAAAATGGCGAATACCACTCTTTTGTATTCGATGGACCGATCTTTCAAAACACGATTTCCTATCAGGTACACGAGATCACCAATCACACGTATGAATATACCGTCGACGACCAAACCCAAACCACCCACTTTGAGTTCGCTGACCTTCGATTGGTTTTATAGCCTATTGCCCAATATCCATGTAGATTTTCTCTCATTGATCTCACTGATCTTCTGCACAATTAAGTAGCTACAATTTTTTCTTTTCTATAGAATCGCTATGTTTATGGCTTGTATAGGTATCATTCGTCGAGTATATCTTGGATGAGTACGCTTATATCCACCTTTCACCTAATTTTACACCCGTCGGTTACTATTGCTCAATGAGATAGATATACGGACACGACATAAAACCAAACCCTAATGTTTAAGAAATTCTGGCTAGACACCATTTACGCACTCGTATTCATCCTTGTTCTTGGACTTGCTGTCAACCAACTCTTTGCTTTCAAGGTCTTCGACATCTTTGATCCAATTGGAGATGCCTTTGCGGACATGGAGAGTACGGACATCGTTTTTTCTCAAATCAACGAAGATCAGCTTGCTGAAGAAAACATCATTATCGTCAACGTAGGCGACCTCAATAGAAAAGGCATTGCAGACCTAGTCAACATCATCAACATGGCCGAACCCGCTGTGATTGGCATGGATATGTTTTTTTACAACCTCAAAGAAGACACTCTAGGTGATATTGCCTTGGCACAGGCTTTTTCGCAGGTAGAAAATCTCGTAACAGTCAGCAAACTCCTCGAGCCCAATGAAAACAATGGGTTCGATTCATTGGCAACTTCCCACCCCTTGTTTAGTCAATTTGGAGAGACGGCTTTCGCCAACTTCATCACTGGTGCCGCTGATCAAGATGACATCAAAGTATGTCGCTCTTTTGCACCAAGAGAAGTGGTCAATGGAGAAAAAGAGTATGCCTTGTCCGTCAAGCTTGCCTCTTATCTAGACTCGGCCAAAACCAACCAATTTCTCGCAAGAGACAAAGATGTAGAGGTCATCAACTACAAAGGCAATATTTTTGACTATGGAGCTACCGAGTCCCCCATCACCTACTTCGCGCTCGACTGGTACCAAGTATACGAAGGGCAATTTGCTCCTGAATTGATCAAAGACAAATGTGTATTGTTCTGTTTCTTAGGCTCTGAGCTAGGAGATAGAAAAGCACTTGAAGACAAATATTTCACTCCTCTCAATGCTCACTATGCAGGCAAAGGACACGCAGACATGTTTGGAGGTGTCGTCCATGCCAATGCCATTTCAATGATATTGGAAGCCAACTACATTGATGAAATGAACGACAACCTAGAAGCTCTCATCGCCATCTTCTTGCTCTATCTCAACATCGTGCTGTTTGCTTTCATCTACCATACGATGCCCTCTTGGTATGATGGTTTGACAAAACTTATACAATTAATTGAAGCTTCTACGTTATTTAGTCTAGGATTGATCCTATTTACGGTCTACGATTACAAAATAGACACCACGTGGATGATTGTAGGTGTATTGATCGCAGGGGATGCCCTAGAAGTATATTTTGGAGTAGTCAAGAATCTTTTCACAAAAGAAGGGAGAAAGGATTTAACTCGAATAGGAAAACTATAAATTTGTAATTCATTAATATTTTATATCATGAGAACTAAACTAATATTTTCAACTCTTTTGATATTCTTTCTAGTCAACGTCAGCTATGGACAAGGTTTCGTCTTTCGCGTATTGGCTAGTAAGGGTGCCAATCAAGTAAAAAAGGGAGTAAACGGAGAGATTGTCCCTCTAAAAACTGGAGCGACATTGAT
The DNA window shown above is from Reichenbachiella sp. 5M10 and carries:
- a CDS encoding bifunctional adenosylcobinamide kinase/adenosylcobinamide-phosphate guanylyltransferase; translation: MITYISGGERSGKSRFAQNLALADSDYPYYLATAKKWDENFEERIQRHRQDRNEQWTTIEEQIHLSTVLPDTSTVVIDCVTLWLTNLFTANQYDRDLTFAQAREEYNKIRSYEGHLIIISNEIGMGLHAESKMGRDFVEIQGWTNQLIAQQADRAYFMVSGLPLTLK
- the cobT gene encoding nicotinate-nucleotide--dimethylbenzimidazole phosphoribosyltransferase yields the protein MKKFQISAPDQSLAARIQHKIDFKTKPVGSLGQLERIGKKIALIQQSLAPQLQAPSMLVFAGDHGLTEEGISAFPPEVTHQMVLNFLSGGAAINVFCLQHDIHLQVIDAGVNHTFPYHPDLIDRKIAFGTANSLHQEAITTEELDQALSAGSKLVEGRYRTGCNIMGFGEMGIGNTSAASLLMAAFTDYPLSECIGKGTGVDSAGLQHKTKVIHQVFEKHQPKIHDPLHFFRSVAGLEMAMMLGAMLQAAEYRMTLLIDGFIASSVYLTACQLYPEISGYALCCHQSNEQGHQKLLDHLGQETILQLNMRLGEGTGCALAYPIVASSVAFLQDMASFESASISQKS
- a CDS encoding adenosylcobinamide-GDP ribazoletransferase gives rise to the protein MIKKELHTFLTAVMFYTRIPCPKWVDHSADQLNRATRYFPLVGWIVGAVTAAVYLGASYAVPSNIAILFSMIAGILLTGAFHEDGFADVCDGFGGGWTKEKILSIMKDSVLGAYGVIGITLLLLLKYLALVEITTQRDTLDIVFALWLGHSLSRTTSVWVIYTGQYVRENEDAKAKPIAKQMGLGSFVTANILGILPLVFFWKIEILAIMISVTFVKMYFSRYFNKWIGGYTGDCLGAVQQVAEVVIYLSLIALWKYI
- the cobC gene encoding alpha-ribazole phosphatase — encoded protein: MEIYLVRHTTPDIGKDTCYGQSNVPLAKGYQAEMAHTSSLLPDTIDQCYTSPLLRCKTLAYELAEQVVTDSRLLELNFGDWELKLWDQIQNDQLTLWMKNYVDHGPPQGESYQQLADRVTLAWNEITTSPYETVVLVCHAGVIRALLAQLLNLDLQDSFKLQVDYGSVTKVTLNQNLTTICYTNRR
- a CDS encoding ATP-binding protein translates to MKKTRISVSWSGGKDSAYMLYRLLADPEYMVVELHTALSVQTHRVSMHGVSKDLIQAQADALGLPLVFLSIPADQTNASYEKVLAKYYHSLKKKNIYHIASGDLFLQDLKIYRDNLFANHDMIGVYPLWQENTSQMILDVLNLGFKTVLCCTKQELFPRSLCGHVLTHDLIENLPDTVDPCGENGEYHSFVFDGPIFQNTISYQVHEITNHTYEYTVDDQTQTTHFEFADLRLVL
- a CDS encoding CHASE2 domain-containing protein; amino-acid sequence: MFKKFWLDTIYALVFILVLGLAVNQLFAFKVFDIFDPIGDAFADMESTDIVFSQINEDQLAEENIIIVNVGDLNRKGIADLVNIINMAEPAVIGMDMFFYNLKEDTLGDIALAQAFSQVENLVTVSKLLEPNENNGFDSLATSHPLFSQFGETAFANFITGAADQDDIKVCRSFAPREVVNGEKEYALSVKLASYLDSAKTNQFLARDKDVEVINYKGNIFDYGATESPITYFALDWYQVYEGQFAPELIKDKCVLFCFLGSELGDRKALEDKYFTPLNAHYAGKGHADMFGGVVHANAISMILEANYIDEMNDNLEALIAIFLLYLNIVLFAFIYHTMPSWYDGLTKLIQLIEASTLFSLGLILFTVYDYKIDTTWMIVGVLIAGDALEVYFGVVKNLFTKEGRKDLTRIGKL